The Stratiformator vulcanicus genome has a segment encoding these proteins:
- a CDS encoding DUF4347 domain-containing protein: protein MANRNRPVDEQPPLLMRLEPRIMFSATPVGVAVDGALPDGGGDDASESDDPLHSPEGNELTEADGSPDVSAEPLFDLDVLPPVPEDVRHELVIVDPATEDYQQILDDLAGSDDPMREIEIVLLDANRDGVEQLSEIFAERDDLDAVHLISHGRDGEIRLGDTWLDSDRLAQDADSIAAWGSAFAADGDLLLYGCDLAATASGRSFLSALSATCDCDVAASSDETGIESRGGDWDLEYAKGLIETEIVLSTQTQQTWDALLEAGTSGTAIWGESGTNTPEVSDWDGISFGAESIAANVGQWRIIDGAEAPTRDELIAVGVTSAGTISGQMFDGSSWTALPFSLDTVSSGTNHGFDIEYESQSGDAVLVWNNGSTGSSPISYRVWDGSSWSTEQTISTPQSGEATELQLASNPLADEMTLVVSNSSADEYALIWDGSGWGNSVTLDTGVSGDRTEIQVAYESLSGDAIVIYDGISGGSGL from the coding sequence GTGGCCAACCGAAACCGACCCGTCGATGAGCAGCCGCCCCTGCTGATGCGGCTGGAACCGCGGATCATGTTCAGTGCCACGCCGGTCGGCGTGGCCGTCGATGGAGCACTCCCCGATGGCGGCGGAGACGACGCTTCGGAAAGCGACGACCCGTTGCATTCGCCCGAGGGGAACGAACTGACCGAAGCGGATGGCTCCCCCGATGTGTCTGCCGAGCCGCTCTTTGACCTCGATGTTCTCCCGCCGGTGCCCGAAGACGTCCGTCACGAGCTGGTCATCGTCGATCCGGCGACCGAGGATTATCAGCAGATTCTCGATGACCTCGCCGGTTCCGACGACCCCATGCGCGAGATCGAAATCGTTTTGCTCGATGCGAATCGCGATGGGGTGGAACAACTCTCGGAGATCTTCGCTGAGCGAGATGACCTCGACGCCGTGCACCTGATCTCGCACGGACGCGATGGCGAAATCCGCCTCGGCGACACTTGGCTCGACTCCGACCGATTGGCTCAGGACGCCGACTCCATCGCCGCGTGGGGTTCGGCATTCGCGGCCGATGGCGATTTGCTGCTCTACGGTTGCGACCTGGCCGCGACCGCGTCGGGCCGATCGTTTCTGAGCGCTCTTTCAGCCACATGCGATTGCGACGTCGCCGCCAGTTCCGATGAAACGGGGATCGAAAGCCGGGGCGGCGATTGGGACCTTGAGTACGCGAAAGGCCTTATCGAGACCGAAATTGTCCTCAGCACGCAGACTCAACAGACTTGGGATGCCCTGCTCGAAGCCGGCACTTCGGGCACTGCGATCTGGGGCGAGTCGGGCACGAACACGCCAGAAGTCAGCGATTGGGACGGCATCAGCTTTGGAGCCGAGTCAATCGCGGCGAATGTCGGCCAATGGCGGATCATCGACGGTGCCGAGGCACCCACGCGGGACGAGTTGATCGCGGTCGGAGTCACTTCGGCAGGCACGATCTCCGGTCAGATGTTCGACGGCTCATCATGGACCGCCCTGCCCTTCTCGCTTGATACCGTCTCTTCCGGGACGAATCACGGCTTCGATATTGAATATGAGTCACAAAGCGGCGATGCGGTACTGGTTTGGAATAACGGCTCGACCGGCAGTTCGCCGATCTCCTATCGCGTTTGGGACGGCAGCAGTTGGAGTACCGAGCAGACGATTTCGACGCCGCAAAGTGGCGAAGCGACCGAACTGCAATTGGCGTCCAATCCTCTGGCGGACGAGATGACGCTCGTTGTCAGTAATTCCTCGGCGGACGAATACGCGTTGATATGGGACGGGTCCGGATGGGGAAATAGTGTCACGCTCGACACCGGGGTCTCCGGTGACCGGACTGAAATTCAGGTCGCCTACGAATCGCTCAGCGGCGACGCGATCGTCATTTACGACGGCATCTCCGGCGGAAGCGGACTCAA